One window of the Allosaccharopolyspora coralli genome contains the following:
- a CDS encoding acyl-CoA dehydrogenase family protein: MDVTLSQAQVQWSEQARQYATESLAPRYQEREQRGAVERQVWREMGTLGFIAPELPAKLGGRGLDRLTSGLLVEEIARGDFSVAYLQVVGSLVGQILASEANPDVAARWVPGICRGEHVVGIGLTEPQAGSDAGMPELRAHRDGDSYVLTGTKSLSFANDASAVVVFARTSQEQVRGKGISAFLVPLDVSGIRRESYTDMGTRAVGRGAVHFDGARVPGDHLIGVEGAGFSEVMRGFDFSRALIGLQCVGAAQTSVDETWRYVSEREAFDRPLSTFQGVSFPLAEAETRLAAARMLCWRTLSLKDHELPHTAEAAMCKWMAPKDAFEAVQTCLLLHGQYGYRTELPLEQRLRDVLGLQIGDGTAQIMKLIIARDRLGREWAP; this comes from the coding sequence ATGGACGTCACGTTGTCGCAGGCCCAGGTCCAGTGGAGCGAGCAGGCTCGTCAGTACGCGACCGAGAGCCTCGCGCCTCGCTACCAGGAGCGCGAGCAACGCGGCGCCGTCGAGCGGCAGGTGTGGCGGGAGATGGGCACGCTCGGGTTCATCGCTCCGGAGCTGCCCGCGAAGCTCGGCGGACGCGGCCTCGACCGACTCACGTCCGGACTGCTGGTCGAGGAGATCGCCCGCGGGGACTTCTCGGTGGCCTACCTGCAGGTCGTGGGGTCGCTGGTCGGTCAGATCCTGGCGAGTGAGGCGAACCCGGACGTGGCTGCCCGCTGGGTGCCGGGGATCTGTCGGGGTGAGCACGTCGTCGGCATCGGACTGACCGAACCGCAGGCCGGGTCCGACGCGGGAATGCCCGAACTCAGAGCCCACCGAGACGGCGACTCCTACGTGCTCACCGGCACGAAATCGCTGTCGTTCGCCAACGACGCGTCCGCTGTGGTGGTGTTCGCCCGCACTTCGCAGGAGCAGGTGCGAGGTAAGGGCATCAGCGCCTTCCTGGTGCCGCTCGACGTTTCCGGGATACGACGGGAGTCGTACACCGATATGGGGACCCGGGCCGTCGGCAGGGGAGCGGTGCACTTCGACGGCGCCCGCGTACCTGGAGACCACCTCATCGGCGTGGAGGGCGCGGGATTCTCCGAGGTGATGCGCGGGTTCGACTTCAGCCGCGCGCTGATCGGGCTGCAATGTGTCGGGGCCGCACAGACCAGCGTGGACGAGACCTGGCGCTACGTCAGTGAGCGGGAGGCGTTCGACCGTCCACTGAGCACGTTCCAAGGAGTGTCGTTTCCGTTGGCGGAGGCGGAGACACGCCTGGCAGCCGCCCGAATGCTCTGCTGGCGGACGCTGTCGCTGAAGGACCACGAACTGCCGCACACCGCCGAGGCGGCGATGTGCAAGTGGATGGCGCCGAAAGACGCCTTCGAGGCCGTCCAGACGTGTCTGCTCTTGCACGGCCAGTACGGCTACCGCACCGAGCTGCCGTTGGAGCAACGTCTGCGCGATGTGCTCGGTCTCCAGATCGGCGACGGCACCGCGCAGATCATGAAGTTGATCATCGCTCGGGACCGGCTCGGACGGGAGTGGGCTCCGTGA
- a CDS encoding NADPH:quinone oxidoreductase family protein: MRAIRITELNGPDSVDLAEVEAPTPNPDEVMIEVRAAGVTFPDVLMTRGEYQLKPDPPFVPGSEVAGVVRSAPESADVQVGQRVAAFTGIGGFADLATAPPTNVFALPENVSFTEAAGLPMNYLTVQFALSRRGRLNPGETVLVHGASGGVGTAAVQMARAMGARVIAVVSQESKAESARSAGAEHVVLADGFRDAVAELVGPRGTDIVVDPVGGDRFTDSLRCLGPEGRLLVIGFTGGEIPTVKVNRLLLNNLDVVGVGWGAFWRSRPDYLPHQWQELLPHLESGALRPLLGPTYSLTDAGRALRELDERRATGKVVLTLS; this comes from the coding sequence GTGCGCGCAATCCGCATCACCGAGCTCAACGGCCCCGACTCGGTGGACCTCGCCGAGGTCGAGGCGCCGACGCCGAACCCCGACGAGGTGATGATCGAGGTGCGAGCCGCCGGGGTGACCTTCCCGGACGTACTGATGACACGCGGCGAATACCAACTCAAGCCGGACCCGCCGTTCGTGCCGGGCTCAGAGGTCGCCGGTGTCGTCCGTAGCGCCCCCGAGTCGGCAGACGTCCAGGTGGGTCAGCGGGTCGCCGCGTTTACCGGCATCGGAGGCTTCGCGGACCTGGCCACGGCGCCGCCGACGAACGTCTTCGCACTGCCCGAGAACGTCTCGTTCACCGAAGCGGCGGGTCTTCCCATGAACTACCTGACGGTGCAGTTCGCACTCTCCCGCCGCGGCCGCCTGAACCCCGGCGAAACCGTCCTCGTGCACGGAGCCTCCGGCGGGGTCGGGACGGCCGCGGTGCAGATGGCCCGCGCGATGGGCGCTCGCGTGATCGCCGTCGTCTCCCAGGAATCCAAGGCCGAGTCCGCCCGCAGTGCCGGTGCCGAACACGTCGTTCTCGCCGACGGGTTCCGTGACGCCGTGGCAGAACTGGTCGGTCCACGCGGGACCGACATCGTCGTGGATCCGGTGGGCGGCGACCGGTTCACCGACTCCTTGCGGTGTCTGGGCCCGGAAGGCCGCCTGTTGGTGATCGGGTTCACCGGCGGGGAGATCCCCACGGTCAAGGTCAACCGCCTGCTGCTGAACAACCTCGACGTCGTCGGCGTCGGGTGGGGAGCGTTCTGGCGGTCGCGGCCGGACTATCTGCCCCACCAGTGGCAGGAGCTTCTCCCGCATCTCGAATCAGGCGCGTTACGGCCGCTGCTGGGCCCCACTTACTCGCTGACCGACGCGGGCCGGGCACTGCGTGAACTCGACGAGCGCCGTGCCACCGGCAAGGTCGTCCTGACGCTTTCCTGA
- a CDS encoding GntR family transcriptional regulator, with protein sequence MAQQVEDGSVRETAYVKLARELRTAILRHDFPDGVRLPTEAELAESYRVSRQTVRRAFQDLVAEGMVYRVPGRGTFAAPREEQYLRQFGSVDDLMGLSIDTSMELVVPLHRRVDLDAAGRLRLQSDRVHQLTFLRLHEETPFCLTTVYLPPAAGRLVAALPDLTTTGARSRATIIGLLDERLPDPIAEAEQSITVGTATSEIAEFLGCEAGRSLLRIDRVYHSAAGQPVELAVSYFHPEHYSYRVRLRRNVR encoded by the coding sequence ATGGCACAACAAGTCGAGGACGGAAGTGTCAGGGAGACGGCTTACGTCAAACTCGCGCGGGAGTTGCGCACCGCCATCCTGCGGCACGATTTCCCGGACGGCGTCCGGCTTCCCACCGAGGCTGAGCTGGCGGAGTCGTACCGGGTCAGCAGGCAGACGGTGCGTCGTGCCTTTCAGGACCTCGTGGCCGAGGGCATGGTGTATCGCGTACCGGGTCGCGGCACGTTCGCCGCTCCCCGCGAGGAGCAGTACCTGCGGCAGTTCGGCTCCGTCGACGACCTGATGGGGCTCTCGATCGACACGAGCATGGAGCTGGTTGTGCCGTTGCACCGCCGGGTCGACCTCGATGCCGCCGGGCGGCTGCGCCTGCAGTCCGACCGCGTCCACCAACTCACGTTCCTGCGGCTGCACGAAGAGACGCCGTTCTGTCTGACCACGGTGTATCTGCCCCCGGCGGCCGGGCGGCTTGTCGCCGCACTGCCGGACCTGACGACCACGGGCGCTCGGAGCAGGGCCACCATCATCGGATTGCTCGACGAACGGTTGCCCGATCCCATCGCCGAAGCCGAGCAGAGCATCACGGTGGGAACGGCCACCTCCGAGATCGCGGAATTCCTCGGGTGCGAAGCCGGGCGATCTTTGTTGCGCATCGACCGGGTGTACCACTCCGCCGCCGGACAGCCCGTCGAGCTCGCGGTCAGCTACTTCCACCCTGAGCACTACTCGTACCGAGTCCGCCTTCGGCGCAACGTGCGGTAG
- a CDS encoding acyl-CoA dehydrogenase family protein, translating to MSTVDHLDDDERLIVETVGDFVDKEVRPVAQQLEHTDTYPEALIERMKQLGIFGLAVPEEYGGTPVSTSCYVLITEELARGWMSLAGAMGGHTVVAKLLVLFGTEEQKRNYLPRMADGAVRATMALTEPGGGSDLQAMTTTARRDGDEFVVNGAKTWITNSRRSQLIALMCKTDPDARPAHQGMSILLAEHGPGLTVSRDLSKLGYKGVESCELSFEEYRTPAGSVLGEDEGAGFGQMMKGLETGRIQVAARALGVGKAALDDALRYAQERESFGKPIWKHQSVGNYLADMATKLTAARQLTLHAAREADGGRRVDMEAGMAKLFASETAMEIALNAVRVHGGYGYSTEFDVERYFRDAPLMIVGEGTNEIQRNVIAAQLVARGGLES from the coding sequence ATGAGCACTGTGGACCATCTTGACGACGACGAGCGACTGATCGTCGAGACCGTGGGCGATTTCGTCGACAAGGAGGTCCGGCCTGTCGCGCAACAGCTGGAGCACACCGATACCTATCCCGAAGCGCTGATCGAGCGCATGAAACAGCTGGGGATCTTCGGGTTGGCGGTTCCCGAGGAGTACGGCGGCACGCCGGTGTCGACGTCGTGCTATGTGCTGATCACCGAGGAACTCGCCCGCGGGTGGATGAGTCTGGCGGGAGCGATGGGCGGCCACACGGTCGTCGCCAAGCTGCTCGTGCTGTTCGGTACCGAGGAGCAGAAACGAAACTACCTGCCCCGGATGGCCGACGGCGCGGTTCGGGCGACGATGGCCTTGACCGAGCCGGGCGGGGGATCGGATCTGCAGGCGATGACGACCACGGCCCGGCGCGACGGGGACGAGTTCGTCGTCAACGGTGCGAAGACGTGGATCACCAACTCGCGCCGCTCCCAGCTCATCGCGCTGATGTGCAAGACCGACCCGGACGCACGACCGGCGCATCAGGGCATGTCCATCCTGCTCGCCGAGCACGGTCCGGGACTGACAGTGTCCCGTGATCTGTCCAAACTCGGATACAAGGGCGTGGAGAGCTGCGAACTGTCCTTCGAGGAATACCGCACTCCAGCCGGATCCGTGCTCGGCGAGGACGAAGGCGCAGGCTTCGGACAGATGATGAAGGGGCTGGAGACCGGGCGAATCCAGGTCGCCGCGCGAGCGCTCGGTGTCGGCAAAGCCGCTCTGGATGACGCCCTGCGCTATGCCCAGGAACGGGAAAGCTTCGGCAAACCGATCTGGAAGCATCAGTCGGTCGGCAACTACCTCGCCGACATGGCGACCAAGTTGACCGCCGCGAGGCAGTTGACGCTGCACGCGGCGCGGGAGGCCGACGGTGGTCGTCGTGTGGACATGGAAGCCGGAATGGCGAAGCTGTTCGCGTCCGAGACGGCGATGGAGATCGCGCTCAACGCCGTGCGTGTCCACGGTGGATATGGCTATTCCACCGAGTTCGACGTCGAACGCTACTTCCGGGACGCTCCGCTGATGATCGTCGGTGAGGGAACCAACGAGATCCAGCGCAACGTCATCGCCGCGCAACTCGTCGCGCGCGGTGGGTTGGAGTCCTGA
- a CDS encoding HpcH/HpaI aldolase/citrate lyase family protein — protein sequence MTLGDTLGHARTLLFVPADRPERFAKATASAADGIILDLEDAVGAEHKSTARQHVAEYLRAGNSAVVRINAPGTPWHDDDVAMIRRHTCGVMTPKAEDPEILAELHRASPHHPLIPLLETATGLLDARELCRVDGVVRPAFGNVDLAAELGVDPADQQALRHARSSLVLAAKSVEVAAPLDGVTTAVRDDTALARDAEHAASLGFTGKLCIHPGQVAQATTAFTPSPDLVRWARKLLRDSNDGAATLVDGQMVDTPVLERARAVLARAGA from the coding sequence ATGACACTCGGCGACACCCTCGGACATGCGCGAACCCTCCTGTTCGTCCCGGCGGATCGACCCGAACGGTTCGCCAAGGCCACGGCCAGCGCCGCGGACGGCATCATCCTCGACCTCGAAGACGCGGTCGGAGCCGAGCACAAGAGCACCGCACGGCAGCACGTCGCGGAGTATCTTCGAGCCGGAAACTCCGCCGTCGTCCGGATCAACGCGCCCGGAACACCCTGGCACGACGACGACGTGGCCATGATTCGACGGCACACCTGCGGCGTGATGACGCCCAAAGCCGAGGATCCGGAAATTCTCGCGGAGTTGCATCGCGCGTCCCCGCACCATCCGTTAATACCGCTTCTGGAGACAGCGACCGGCTTGCTCGACGCACGCGAGCTCTGCCGAGTCGATGGCGTCGTCCGCCCAGCCTTCGGCAACGTCGATCTCGCCGCCGAACTCGGCGTCGACCCCGCCGACCAGCAGGCGTTGCGGCACGCGCGGTCGAGTCTGGTCCTGGCAGCAAAATCGGTCGAGGTCGCCGCTCCGCTCGACGGAGTGACGACCGCTGTACGCGACGACACCGCTCTCGCCCGGGATGCCGAACATGCCGCGAGCCTGGGATTCACTGGCAAGCTGTGTATCCATCCTGGACAAGTCGCGCAAGCGACAACGGCGTTCACTCCCTCGCCAGACCTGGTGCGGTGGGCACGGAAGCTCCTCCGGGACTCGAACGACGGGGCGGCGACGCTGGTCGACGGCCAGATGGTCGACACGCCGGTGCTGGAGCGGGCTCGGGCCGTTCTGGCTCGTGCGGGAGCGTGA
- a CDS encoding CaiB/BaiF CoA transferase family protein, producing MAALDDVTVVSIEQAVAAPFATRQLADLGARVVKVERPGSGDFAREYDRTVHGLSSHFVWLNRGKESLALDLKNADDASLLHRLVDRADVFVQNLAPGAAERSGFGADDLRRRNPELITCQISGYGPEGPYRDKKAYDLLIQCEAGLLSITGTEDEPAKAGVSIADVSAAMYAYSGILAALHERHRTGVGSHVDVAMLDALGEWMGYPYYYAHYGGEPPKRSGASHASIAPYGPFRTGDGADVFLAVQNDREWQTLCTKILGAPALGTDPEFATNSDRVRNRDRVTAAIESAFASLTADSAMRLLDEVGIANARLRTMAEFAEHPQLAARGRWREVGTPAGPVQALLPPVTPSGAEPVMGSVPAVGEHNATILAELDAQA from the coding sequence ATGGCAGCCCTCGACGATGTCACCGTCGTCTCGATCGAGCAGGCCGTGGCCGCTCCGTTCGCGACGCGGCAGCTCGCCGACCTCGGCGCCCGCGTCGTCAAGGTCGAACGCCCCGGTTCGGGAGACTTCGCGCGCGAGTACGACCGGACCGTCCACGGGCTCTCGAGCCACTTCGTCTGGCTCAACCGTGGCAAGGAGTCCCTGGCGCTGGACCTGAAGAACGCCGACGACGCGTCGCTGCTGCACCGCCTCGTCGACCGTGCGGACGTCTTCGTGCAGAATCTCGCGCCCGGCGCTGCCGAACGTTCGGGTTTCGGGGCCGACGATCTCCGCCGCCGCAACCCGGAGCTGATCACATGCCAGATCTCCGGGTACGGCCCCGAGGGACCGTACCGGGACAAGAAGGCCTACGACCTGCTCATCCAGTGCGAGGCCGGATTGCTCTCGATCACGGGAACCGAGGACGAGCCCGCCAAGGCCGGTGTTTCGATCGCCGACGTCTCCGCGGCCATGTACGCCTACTCCGGGATCCTCGCGGCGCTGCACGAGCGTCACCGGACCGGCGTGGGGAGCCACGTCGACGTCGCCATGCTCGACGCACTCGGTGAGTGGATGGGCTATCCGTACTACTACGCCCACTACGGCGGCGAACCACCGAAGCGCTCCGGAGCCAGCCACGCCTCCATCGCGCCCTACGGCCCGTTTCGCACCGGGGACGGCGCGGACGTGTTCCTCGCGGTGCAGAACGATCGCGAATGGCAGACGCTGTGCACCAAGATCCTCGGCGCACCGGCGCTGGGCACCGACCCGGAGTTCGCCACGAACAGCGATCGTGTGCGTAACCGGGACCGGGTGACGGCGGCCATCGAGTCGGCGTTCGCGTCGCTGACGGCCGACTCGGCCATGCGGCTGTTGGACGAGGTCGGAATCGCGAACGCCCGGCTGCGCACCATGGCCGAGTTCGCCGAGCACCCGCAGCTCGCCGCGCGCGGGCGCTGGCGTGAGGTCGGCACGCCCGCCGGTCCGGTCCAGGCGCTGTTGCCGCCCGTCACGCCGAGCGGAGCCGAGCCCGTCATGGGCTCCGTCCCGGCCGTCGGCGAGCACAACGCGACGATCCTCGCGGAGCTCGACGCGCAGGCGTGA
- a CDS encoding wax ester/triacylglycerol synthase family O-acyltransferase has product MRCTRSVGYKESTDRRRPEDRMPTEPLSPLDLAFLSLESETTPMHMAAVAVFAPRDVDDQDLAGLLAERAEQIPQLRTRARAATWTPTQAHWEDDPHFCADNHIHRHHLPAPGGRAEFADIVGHLGAEPLDLAAPAWELHLITGLEGGRFALLVKLHHALADGATGVRIGLGLLDPLPRRQRRSADEAATADESFLRQLFTSPGLIPRSVLHAAQTTVSAVGETAGIVGSVLGNARFRSATPLAATDTPSRRVAMLGLPMREVRAIRARHGGTCNEIVIAVITGAFRHWLGSRGHSLDALDLTALIPVDHRARSQTTDSSNQLSGYLCELPVGEDDPLRRLHAIRTSMAENKAAGPQCGAGAFPLVANRTHPLLHRVITPVAGQFASLLFDTMITHVPVPKVPLALAGTDLLELYPLAPIPSGHALSIGVIQYRDTIHIGLNCNRTAVPDIEKLTDAVPAAFDELHDAATDAALAALR; this is encoded by the coding sequence ATGCGCTGCACACGTTCCGTCGGATACAAGGAGTCCACCGACCGCAGACGACCCGAGGACCGCATGCCCACCGAACCGCTCAGCCCACTCGATCTCGCGTTCTTGTCCCTGGAGAGCGAGACGACTCCGATGCACATGGCGGCGGTCGCCGTTTTCGCACCCCGGGACGTCGACGATCAGGACCTCGCCGGCTTGCTGGCCGAACGCGCCGAGCAGATACCTCAGCTCCGCACACGCGCCCGAGCCGCCACCTGGACTCCCACACAGGCGCACTGGGAGGACGATCCGCACTTCTGCGCGGACAACCACATCCACCGCCACCACCTCCCCGCTCCCGGTGGTCGAGCCGAGTTCGCCGACATCGTCGGGCACCTCGGCGCGGAGCCGCTCGACCTCGCTGCCCCGGCGTGGGAGTTGCACCTGATCACAGGCCTCGAGGGTGGCAGGTTCGCCCTCCTCGTCAAGCTGCATCACGCGCTCGCCGACGGCGCGACCGGCGTCCGGATCGGGCTGGGCCTGCTCGACCCACTCCCCCGCAGGCAGCGTCGATCCGCCGACGAAGCCGCCACGGCGGACGAGTCGTTCCTGCGACAGCTGTTCACCAGCCCCGGACTGATCCCCCGGAGCGTGCTGCACGCCGCTCAGACGACCGTCTCCGCCGTCGGAGAGACGGCAGGCATCGTCGGCAGCGTGCTCGGCAACGCACGCTTCCGCTCGGCCACTCCCCTGGCAGCGACCGACACACCTTCGCGGCGGGTGGCCATGCTGGGGTTGCCGATGCGCGAGGTCCGCGCCATTCGCGCGCGACACGGAGGAACCTGCAACGAGATCGTCATCGCCGTGATCACCGGCGCGTTCCGTCACTGGCTGGGCAGCCGCGGTCATTCGCTCGACGCACTCGACCTCACCGCACTGATCCCGGTCGACCACCGCGCCCGGAGCCAGACAACGGACTCGTCCAATCAACTCTCCGGGTATCTGTGCGAGCTCCCCGTCGGCGAAGACGACCCGCTGCGCCGCCTCCACGCGATCAGGACGTCGATGGCCGAGAACAAGGCCGCGGGCCCCCAGTGTGGCGCGGGAGCGTTCCCTCTCGTCGCGAACCGGACACATCCCCTGCTACACCGTGTCATCACACCGGTCGCGGGTCAGTTCGCCTCGCTGCTGTTCGACACGATGATCACCCACGTTCCCGTTCCCAAGGTGCCGCTCGCGCTCGCGGGTACGGATCTGCTGGAGTTGTACCCCCTCGCACCGATCCCGTCGGGGCACGCGCTGTCGATCGGCGTCATCCAGTACCGCGACACCATCCACATCGGCTTGAACTGCAACCGCACCGCGGTGCCCGACATCGAGAAGCTGACCGACGCCGTGCCCGCCGCGTTCGACGAACTCCACGACGCGGCGACCGATGCCGCGCTCGCGGCACTGCGGTGA